One window from the genome of Oncorhynchus gorbuscha isolate QuinsamMale2020 ecotype Even-year linkage group LG14, OgorEven_v1.0, whole genome shotgun sequence encodes:
- the lin9 gene encoding protein lin-9 homolog, which translates to MAEMDQLDESSSAEALVSLKEGSLSNTLNEKQTKAHNTRGRHTLVSMETPTRSSKRSRLFREEDEQRLPSRSPRRSQRVTSVPQKFANVTTPDKKVSQRIGLRLRNLLKLPKAHKWCIYEWFYSNIDGPLFEGDNDFCLCLKESFPNLKTRKLTRVEWGTIRRLMGKPRRCSSAFFAEERTALRQKRQKMRMLQQRKFFDVAHCKDLPDEIPLPLVIGTKVTARLRGVHDGLFTGQIDAVDTGAATYRVTFDRNGLGTHTVPDYEVLSNEPNETMPISTFAQKLRPSRFQNFMTPPRVTYASATTPVLMDNDPLISQSPWKNKLPGADGDTLGGFPVKFLVQVTRLSKILMIKKEHVKHLKDMNAEAEKLKSCSMPIGLEFQKRYATTVLELEQLNKDLNKVLHEVQQFCYELAPDQGMAPADRPTELRQRCEEEAKEMVQQTNTLRDDQQCVSNASLTHLISGLTALLLQIKCLAEGGDLNSFEFKSLTDSLNDIKSSIDPSNLSCFQNNVEIHVAHIQSGLSQLGNLHAFAANNTNTV; encoded by the exons AGGGCAGTCTGTCAAATACTTTGAATGAGAAGCAAACAAAAGCTCACAACACAAGAGGAAGACACACCTTGGTGTCCATGGAAACG cCCACACGGAGCTCCAAGAGGAGCAGACTgttcagagaggaggatgagcaGCGCCTCCCATCCAGATCCCCTAGAAGGAGCCAGAGGGTCACCTCTGTACCCCAG AAGTTTGCTAATGTGACGACCCCAGATAAGAAAGTGTCTCAGAGAATCGGGCTGAGGTTGAGAAACCTTCTCAAACTTCCTAAAGCACACAAATGGTGCATCTACGAGTGGTTCTATTCTAACATAGATGG ACCTTTATTTGAAGGTGACAATGACTTCTGCCTGTGCCTGAAAGAATCCTTCCCCAACCTGAAGACCAGGAAGTTGACCCGTGTGGAGTGGGGTACAATCAGGAGACTGATGGGGAAACCCAGACG GTGTTCGTCTGCGTTCTTTGCTGAGGAGCGGACTGCGCTGAGGCAGAAGAGGCAGAAGATGCGTATGCTGCAGCAGAGGAAGTTTTTCGACGTGGCACACTGCAAAGACCTCCCCGACGAGATCCCCTTGCCGCTCGTCATAGGAACCAAAGTCACCG CTCGTCTTAGGGGAGTCCATGACGGCCTGTTCACTGGGCAGATCGATGCCGTGGATACGGGCGCTGCCACTTACCGTGTGACCTTTGACCGGAATGGGCTGGGCACACACACCGTGCCTGATTACGAAGTGCTG AGTAATGAGCCCAACGAGACCATGCCCATCTCAACCTTCGCACAGAAACTGAGACCCTCCCGCTTTCAAAACTTCATGACCCCTCCCAGAGTGACCTACGCCTCCGCCACCACACCAGTCCTCATG GACAATGATCCCCTCATCAGCCAGTCTCCATGGAAAAACAAACTCCCTGGAGCGGATGGGGACACGCTTGGAGGGTTCCCTGTCAAGTTCCTCGTCCAAGTG ACGAGGCTCTCCAAGATCCTCATGATCAAGAAAGAACACGTCAAGCACTTGAAGGATATGAACGCAGAAGCTGAAAAACTG AAGTCGTGCTCGATGCCTATAGGCCTAGAGTTCCAGAAGCGTTATGCCACCACAGTACTGGAGCTGGAGCAACTCAATAAAGACCTGAACAAGGTTCTGCACGAGGTCCAGCAGTTCTGCTACGAG cTGGCCCCAGATCAGGGCATGGCTCCTGCGGACCGGCCCACAGAGCTGCGTCAGCGCTGTGAGGAGGAGGCCAAGGAGATGGTGCAGCAGACCAACACCCTCCGTGACGACCAGCAGTGCGTCTCCAACGCCAGCCTCACTCACCTCATCTCAGGCCTCACTGCCTTACTGCTGCAGATCAAG TGTCTGGCTGAGGGAGGAGATCTGAACTCCTTTGAATTTAAATCACTCACTGACTCTCTGAATGACATAAAGAGCTCAATCGACCCCTCCAACCTCAG TTGCTTCCAGAACAACGTAGAGATTCACGTAGCCCATATCCAGAGTGGTCTGAGTCAGCTGGGAAACCTACATGCCTTTGCAGccaacaacaccaacacagtctga
- the LOC123995204 gene encoding LOW QUALITY PROTEIN: Golgi resident protein GCP60-like (The sequence of the model RefSeq protein was modified relative to this genomic sequence to represent the inferred CDS: inserted 1 base in 1 codon) has product MMATEVQSGDLNNGSSSRLEVSIDGLTLSPDPEGEQEQVFEPDPVPAEQETEDQSTAEATDDGQEGESAKTTIERKWGFGLLELYGLALKFFKDKDGKAFHPTYEEKLRLVALHKQVLLGPYNLDASPEVGFFDVLGNDRRKEWAALGNMEKEEAMVEFVKLLNKCCNLFAPYVTSHQIEKKEQERKRREEEERQRREDEERERQRQEEERRRLEEEERLKREEEERRQLDEERLRVEQHKQQIMAALNAQTAVQFQQYAAQQYPESPEQQLXLIRQLQEQHYQQYMQQLYQVQLAQQQAALQKQQEDAVVQATLEVTTEPLAAVPPAREEVPMLNGQSDSHSESMDKEPEPLEPADGATENGPMGTRTHRPADSSPVIAAPSMWTRPQIKDFKEKIRQDVDSVITVGRGEVVTVRVPTHEEGSYLFWEFATDHYDIGFGVLFEWTDATNASVSVHVSESSDEDDDEEGEPPREGVKLKKGAGKPQVDEIVPVYRRDCHEEVYAGSHQYPGRGVYLLKFDNSYSLWRSKSVYYRVYYTR; this is encoded by the exons ATGATGGCGACAGAGGTTCAGAGCGGCGACCTCAACAATGGCAGTTCTAGCCGGCTCGAAGTCTCAATCGATGGCCTCACCCTTAGCCCGGATCCCGAGGGCGAGCAGGAGCAAGTCTTTGAACCGGACCCCGTGCCCGCGGAGCAGGAGACCGAGGACCAGAGCACCGCCGAAGCCACCGACGATGGGCAGGAAGGCGAGTCTGCCAAAACCACGATAGAGAGGAAATGGGGCTTTGGTTTGCTGGAGCTATACGGACTAGCattgaaattcttcaaag ATAAGGATGGGAAGGCCTTTCACCCCACCTATGAGGAGAAGCTTCGTCTGGTTGCCCTCCACAAGCAGGTGTTACTGGGGCCATACAACCTCGACGCCTCTCCAGAGGTGGGCTTCTTTGACGTCCTGGGCAATGACCGcag GAAAGAGTGGGCTGCTCTGGGTAACATGGAGAAGGAGGAGGCCATGGTGGAGTTTGTCAAGCTGTTGAACAAATGCTGTAATTTATTCGCTCCTTACGTCACCTCCCACCAAATAGAGAAGAAGGAGCAGGAAAGGAAACG gagggaggaggaggaacgaCAGCGCCGGGAGGATGAAGAGCGGGAAcgacagagacaggaggaggagaggcggaggcttgaggaggaggagaggctgaagagggaggaggaggaaaggagacagtTGGATGAGGAGAGGCTACGGGTGGAGCAGCATAA ACAGCAGATCATGGCAGCATTGAATGCCCAGACAGCGGTGCAGTTTCAGCAATATGCTGCCCAACAGTATCCAGAGAGCCCTGAGCAGCAGC GTCTCATACGCCAGCTGCAGGAACAACACTACCAACAGTACATGCAGCAGCTCTACCAAGTCCAGCTGGCTCAACAACAG GCAGCCTTACAGAAGCAGCAGGAGGATGCGGTGGTGCAGGCTACCCTGGAGGTCACAACTGAGCCTTTAGCTGCAGTTCCCCCGGCTAGAGAGGAGGTCCCCATGCTCAACGGCCAGTCAGACTCTCACTCTGAGAGCATGGACAAAGAGCCAGAACCCCTCGAGCCTGCCGACGGGGCCACTGAGAATGGACCCATGGGTACACGCACGCATCGACCAG cagactcTTCCCCGGTCATCGCGGCTCCCTCCATGTGGACGCGGCCCCAGATCAAGGACTTCAAGGAGAAGATCCGACAGGACGTGGACAGTGTGATCACGGTGGGGCGTGGCGAGGTGGTGACGGTGCGCGTGCCCACCCACGAGGAGGGCTCCTACCTTTTCTGGGAGTTCGCCACGGACCACTACGACATCGGCTTCGGGGTCCTCTTCGAGTGGACTGATGCCACCAACGCCTCGGTCAGCGTGCACGTCAGCGAGTCAAGCGACGAAGACGATGATGAGGAAG GGGAGCCTCCCAGGGAGGGGGTGAAGCTTAAGAAGGGGGCAGGGAAGCCCCAGGTGGATGAGATAGTGCCGGTGTACCGGCGGGACTGTCACGAGGAGGTCTACGCTGGCAGTCACCAATACCCCGGCCGTGGAGTCTACCTGCTCAAGTTCGACAACTCCTACTCTCTCTGGAGGTCCAAGAGCGTCTACTACAGAGTCTACTACACCAGATAA
- the mixl1 gene encoding homeobox protein MIXL1, whose amino-acid sequence MSAVHGKLRVGDLTQFPMYPEGHMERNSMPHSDYGAADRANYFNSTNTTLQRADSMTHRRKRTNFTQQQIGVLEKVYSDTKYPDIFLRERLEALTGLPESRIQVWFQNRRAKSRRLEGSSMSMKLNASAPVTPFAQLHHRMPNFRPPLHSRTEETQAKTTLSTIPYVDDASINGNTRKIEQIERDELSVAVPYNNVHPYHKGNGLYIKSQSNISGSEGTKHVLVEYDNFPPNKTIGPEMKVIIPPIPSQNNLGRSSPKHIACQVQHPQVKTRPDNFGHFSPIRASKAQEFSDSDSEWENGAMSGFGDFM is encoded by the exons ATGTCAGCCGTCCACGGAAAACTGAGGGTAGGAGACCTAACTCAATTCCCGATGTACCCCGAAGGACACATGGAGAGGAATAGCATGCCGCATTCAG ATTATGGTGCTGCGGATAGGGCAAACTACTTCAACTCCACAAACACCACTTTACAGAGAGCGGACAGCATGACCCATCGAAGGAAGAGAACCAACTTCACCCAGCAGCAGATTGGGGTGCTGGAGAAAGTATACTCCGACACCAAATACCCTGACATATTCCTTCGCGAGAGACTTGAGGCTCTCACCGGCCTACCAGAGTCCAGAATTCAG GTGTGGTTCCAGAACCGACGAGCAAAATCCCGTCGCCTGGAAGGGTCGTCCATGTCTATGAAGCTCAATGCCAGCGCCCCCGTGACCCCGTTCGCGCAACTCCATCACCGAATGCCCAACTTCAGACCACCACTCCACAGCCGGACGGAAGAAACGCAAGCCAAGACTACACTATCAACTATCCCGTATGTTGACGATGCATCCATAAATGGGAATACAAGAAAAATTGAGCAAATCGAACGAGATGAGTTGAGCGTTGCGGTTCCGTACAACAACGTTCATCCGTATCACAAGGGAAATGGACTTTACATCAAGTCTCAGAGCAACATAAGCGGTAGTGAAGGTACAAAACATGTCCTGGTTGAATATGACAACTTTCCCCCAAACAAGACCATAGGTCCCGAGATGAAAGTTATTATCCCTCCTATTCCTTCACAGAACAATTTAGGCAGGTCCTCTCCAAAGCATATCGCATGCCAGGTACAGCATCCTCAGGTTAAGACCAGACCGGATAACTTTGGCCACTTCTCTCCCATTCGTGCCAGCAAGGCTCAAGAGTTTTCTGATTCGGATTCAGAGTGGGAAAACGGTGCCATGTCTGGCTTTGGTGACTTCATGTGA